One part of the Acidobacteriota bacterium genome encodes these proteins:
- a CDS encoding PKD domain-containing protein produces MKVKTIRTKIGLLTVLFFLPLIATTAFANPPTLQGPTFLPGDGARDAASGDQEEVVIVAGGGGFLTAWTDMRASTIEFQGLEQSGHDVYAARLDAAGNLLDAVPIVLSQDAGSQETPKIAWNGQNWLVIWEHQTKAPDGVGSPVKIYGARVAPDGTVLDLPFEILEAPGYAGDMVATAVAANGSDWLVVGEADSGGGLGGVRVAGDGTVLDAVPVTLVPDTYFLYFDASLRVAQGEYLLVYRAQSVYQARRLAPDLSLIASPIYLPTSTARVASNGTDYFVTWDPSGGTLYGSRMTVDGTLLDPAGIPIMASLWDAGDDSRVEWDGTQWWVFHGLPYPDGGLHFARITPGGTVIDSPPVFVHDTDPASFVGPYAVAGGLAGGLQLVWADQNCGGCPNPWTFGTTPWDIHGKNISVAGQIGIEKPMSNATPAQTQPDLTTGPGQFLAVFHSESGGVKRIMVQRLDNQGDTIDAEPIEIASSPYATHPAVAWNGSLYMIVWDEFFYCVGGDPPPCGNFIQAVRMLPDGTVIDAQPITVLEANHADVAALNDDFLVVGRDNYIFGEHEVVPLGVRVDGTTGTLLDTTPLILGWSFAMEPRVAALGDKWLVVYERRISHDESWGGSYFNFVAADGTVQYDKFATRGVCNGATPDVAVSGAGALVVCREKPFGHFLADINGGLILPDETASLFLISGAVEEQRSPAVTWTGTEYLVVWEDKRNGIDYFDERTDLYGARVDVFGEVLDPDGFPIATGLIPSHQPSLVTMGTETLLAASIFRDTETNYRLAVYETPATPTEPADVSFGGVPTAGCSPLTVYFSDQSVDPLTEWSWGFGDGMISTEQNPGHVYENPGTYTVHLTATDAAQGAGSSVRFDYISVDQSTVAGFSGAPTSASACGPITVSFTDGSLGDPTSWLWMFGDDTFSTEQNPSHTYEYPGSYAVSLMATGACGSDTLTKVGFIDIPEICPVQHIALEEMSVASNPVGTYVDTHPGNSAQSLFEVGGVLDHRYRIDVGTSSEPLDFFVRTYKAATFTDDYTWEYSTDNVNFTPMATVMSAFSGWITTRVPVPAELQGSVWVRVRDNSPDPAGLISVSDLTFLRAIAPSPHPVEAVMGLEFPDRDSMQWVPSASAAQYDVMWGTLDDLRANGSIGGAQCGWEDNPATTLLESSIPPPGVAYYYVIRGDAPQMPAGTLDNVPGTAPPEGRDQEVGTAGGSSCGDMP; encoded by the coding sequence ATGGACCGACATGCGTGCGTCCACCATCGAGTTCCAGGGGCTCGAGCAGAGCGGTCACGACGTCTACGCCGCCCGCCTGGATGCCGCCGGCAACCTGCTCGACGCGGTACCGATCGTGCTGAGCCAGGATGCGGGTTCGCAGGAAACTCCCAAGATCGCCTGGAACGGTCAGAACTGGCTGGTCATCTGGGAACACCAGACCAAGGCCCCGGACGGTGTCGGGTCCCCGGTCAAGATCTACGGCGCGCGCGTCGCGCCGGACGGCACGGTGCTGGATCTTCCGTTCGAGATCCTCGAAGCGCCGGGCTATGCGGGAGACATGGTCGCGACGGCGGTGGCGGCCAACGGCTCGGACTGGTTGGTCGTCGGTGAGGCCGATAGCGGCGGCGGGCTCGGAGGCGTACGCGTCGCGGGCGACGGGACCGTGCTGGACGCCGTCCCGGTCACGCTGGTTCCCGACACCTATTTCCTTTACTTCGACGCCAGCCTGCGCGTCGCCCAGGGCGAGTACCTGCTGGTCTACAGGGCCCAGTCGGTGTACCAGGCCCGTCGGCTCGCGCCGGACCTGAGCCTGATCGCCAGCCCGATCTACCTGCCGACCTCGACGGCACGGGTCGCTTCGAACGGCACGGACTACTTCGTCACCTGGGATCCGTCGGGAGGGACCCTGTACGGCTCGCGCATGACCGTCGACGGGACGCTTCTGGATCCGGCGGGGATCCCGATCATGGCGTCGCTCTGGGACGCCGGTGACGACAGCCGCGTCGAGTGGGACGGGACCCAGTGGTGGGTGTTTCACGGGTTGCCCTACCCGGACGGCGGGCTGCACTTCGCGCGGATCACGCCCGGCGGAACGGTGATCGATTCCCCGCCGGTCTTCGTGCACGACACCGACCCCGCGAGCTTCGTCGGCCCGTACGCCGTCGCGGGCGGTCTCGCGGGCGGCTTACAGTTGGTCTGGGCCGATCAGAACTGCGGCGGCTGTCCGAACCCGTGGACCTTCGGTACCACGCCGTGGGACATCCACGGCAAGAACATCTCGGTCGCCGGGCAGATCGGTATCGAGAAGCCGATGTCCAACGCCACCCCGGCCCAGACGCAGCCCGACCTGACCACCGGCCCCGGACAGTTCCTCGCGGTGTTCCACAGTGAATCCGGAGGCGTGAAGCGCATCATGGTCCAACGCCTGGACAATCAGGGCGACACCATCGACGCGGAGCCGATCGAGATCGCCTCGAGCCCGTACGCGACCCACCCCGCCGTGGCCTGGAACGGTTCACTCTACATGATCGTCTGGGATGAATTCTTCTACTGCGTCGGCGGTGACCCTCCGCCCTGCGGCAACTTCATCCAAGCCGTACGCATGCTTCCCGATGGGACGGTCATCGACGCGCAGCCGATCACGGTTCTGGAGGCAAACCACGCCGACGTCGCGGCGCTCAACGATGATTTTCTCGTCGTCGGTCGCGACAACTACATTTTCGGCGAGCACGAGGTCGTTCCCCTTGGCGTGCGAGTGGACGGGACGACGGGAACGTTGCTCGACACCACTCCGCTGATCCTGGGTTGGTCCTTCGCGATGGAACCCCGGGTCGCCGCGTTGGGGGACAAGTGGTTGGTGGTCTACGAGCGAAGAATTTCACATGACGAGTCCTGGGGCGGGAGTTATTTCAACTTCGTCGCTGCCGACGGGACCGTGCAGTACGACAAGTTCGCGACGCGCGGGGTGTGCAACGGCGCCACACCGGACGTCGCCGTCTCGGGAGCGGGCGCGCTTGTCGTGTGCCGTGAGAAACCCTTCGGGCATTTCCTCGCCGACATCAACGGCGGTCTGATCCTCCCGGACGAGACCGCCTCGCTGTTCCTGATCTCGGGCGCTGTCGAGGAGCAACGCAGTCCGGCCGTGACCTGGACCGGCACGGAGTACCTGGTCGTCTGGGAGGACAAGCGCAACGGAATCGACTATTTCGACGAGCGAACCGATTTGTACGGCGCGCGAGTCGACGTCTTCGGAGAGGTGCTCGACCCCGACGGATTCCCCATTGCGACCGGCTTGATCCCGTCGCACCAGCCGTCCCTCGTCACGATGGGGACCGAGACGCTGCTGGCGGCGTCGATCTTCCGCGATACGGAGACCAACTACCGCCTGGCCGTCTACGAGACGCCGGCGACGCCGACCGAGCCGGCCGATGTTTCGTTCGGCGGCGTGCCGACGGCGGGTTGCTCTCCGCTGACGGTCTATTTCAGCGATCAGTCGGTCGATCCGCTCACGGAATGGTCCTGGGGTTTCGGCGACGGCATGATCTCGACCGAGCAGAATCCGGGTCATGTTTACGAAAACCCGGGGACGTATACGGTCCACCTGACCGCGACGGACGCCGCACAGGGAGCCGGCTCCAGCGTCAGATTCGATTACATCTCGGTCGATCAATCGACAGTTGCCGGATTCTCGGGCGCACCCACGTCGGCGTCGGCGTGCGGGCCGATCACCGTCAGTTTCACGGATGGATCGCTGGGCGACCCGACCTCGTGGCTCTGGATGTTCGGTGACGACACGTTCTCCACCGAACAGAACCCCTCGCACACGTACGAATACCCGGGCTCCTATGCGGTCTCGCTGATGGCCACCGGGGCCTGCGGCAGCGATACGCTGACCAAAGTCGGCTTCATCGACATCCCCGAAATATGCCCGGTCCAGCACATCGCCCTCGAGGAGATGTCCGTCGCGAGCAATCCCGTGGGGACCTATGTGGACACGCATCCCGGCAATTCGGCACAGAGCCTGTTCGAGGTCGGCGGCGTGCTCGATCATCGCTATCGCATCGACGTTGGGACGAGCAGCGAGCCGCTCGACTTCTTCGTCCGAACGTACAAAGCCGCGACGTTCACCGACGACTACACGTGGGAGTACTCGACCGACAACGTGAACTTCACGCCGATGGCGACGGTGATGTCCGCGTTCTCGGGCTGGATTACCACCCGGGTGCCCGTCCCGGCGGAACTCCAGGGCTCGGTCTGGGTCCGGGTGCGCGACAACAGCCCCGACCCCGCCGGCCTGATTTCGGTCAGCGACCTGACCTTCTTGAGGGCGATCGCGCCGTCGCCTCACCCCGTCGAGGCGGTCATGGGCCTGGAGTTCCCCGACCGCGACTCGATGCAATGGGTGCCTTCCGCGTCGGCAGCACAGTACGACGTCATGTGGGGCACCCTCGACGACCTGCGCGCCAACGGGTCGATCGGCGGCGCGCAGTGCGGCTGGGAGGACAATCCGGCGACGACGCTTCTCGAATCGTCCATCCCTCCTCCGGGAGTCGCCTACTACTACGTGATTCGCGGAGACGCTCCGCAGATGCCGGCGGGAACGCTGGACAACGTGCCGGGGACGGCGCCGCCCGAGGGCCGCGATCAGGAAGTCGGCACCGCGGGTGGGTCCTCGTGCGGAGACATGCCCTAG